The following coding sequences lie in one Zingiber officinale cultivar Zhangliang chromosome 2B, Zo_v1.1, whole genome shotgun sequence genomic window:
- the LOC122047582 gene encoding pentatricopeptide repeat-containing protein At4g04790, mitochondrial-like gives MPRKKLASFFASTATKTSNRFQNASPRHDASIAKSSLDPVHVADSPLPPAGTPSKASPGVSLQVLARLKKSSSTNTDEVVAPGDNQVLLHLVKPSATSAPMPEKKLASLFASTATKTSNRFQNASPRQDVSIAKRSLNPIHVADLPSPPAGTPSKASPGVSLQVLARLKKSSSTNTNEVVAPGKESAIDIASVISSILCGDRDKATTAPHSSRDSTGDMPFKNVLDFPWFSNGSQNCTTQSKKILLRERKKKYIFKNVESRRFIELMKKCADKLGTESTLQFFEKLGRETGVKEYNTLIKLCIDKARGCRKEEDSLVYINKVHGLFLSMIEKGMPIEEESYGPLLNYMIDKKILLGFQMFIELFKNEIPDYSRIGYYEMVFWIMVGNEEKIEELLDLVKVGSFEDKYPFIESYLLAFCRSGSDRKKDLLQLLEIVDMGRISSPKCIECVFRSLGTLQLEDLAEKYFFELNTAGLWKEDISSFICKYVTSLPNLVVEDVISKFINTHQKLGIAASIASYEKLISLCCSSNKVCVSLDIVDHMYKSGLCVPIEVLSPILHACEQSGQLEMVHPIFLVMRQHNLQPTEDTLKRIIHLYMKMKDFEGAYNVIIDAQEMNVMPTTAMYNAIMAGYFREKNNHRALMVLKQMEHANLKPDSETYSYLIANCECEEDIVKYREQMCRSEVGFTKYIYMSLVNAYAKFGNFEMAKQIILNKEIPVNYLNEINGVLMSALSSNGQIHDALGIYAEIKRSGANIEPKAVISLLEHLQTEGELDRLLQLLEELKDSNSWFDGCSRVILYCIQYNLTGSALELLKKLKEKDVSSANLIIGQMFSQIFKTPTNLKSGFELLQGVKELGLHPSRTCLDFLLSTCVKAENSQMAWRVWSEYETSGLAYNSLTFIRMYQALLASKEFAAAKELLKRIPREDRHVQYLIKACETRYCIGC, from the exons ATGCCCAGGAAGAAACTGGCCAGTTTTTTCGCCTCCACCGCCACGAAAACGTCCAACAGATTCCAGAATGCCTCTCCACGCCACGATGCCTCAATCGCCAAGAGTAGCCTCGACCCTGTCCACGTCGCTGATTCGCCTTTGCCGCCCGCGGGGACACCGTCGAAGGCTTCGCCGGGCGTCTCGTTGCAGGTGCTGGCGCGGCTGAAGAAATCCTCATCGACGAACACCGATGAAGTTGTTGCTCCTGGTGATAATCAAGTGTTATTGCATCTGGTGAAACCCTCAGCTACTTCCGCTCCCATGCCCGAGAAGAAACTGGCTAGTCTTTTCGCCTCCACCGCCACGAAAACCTCCAACAGGTTCCAGAATGCCTCTCCACGCCAGGATGTCTCAATCGCCAAGAGGAGCCTCAACCCTATCCACGTCGCTGATTTGCCTTCGCCGCCCGCAGGGACACCGTCGAAGGCTTCGCCAGGCGTCTCGTTGCAGGTGCTGGCGCGTCTGAAGAAATCCTCATCGACGAACACCAACGAAGTTGTTGCTCCTG GGAAAGAGTCTGCCATTGACATTGCAAGTGTCATATCGTCAATCTTGTGTG GTGATCGTGATAAGGCCACGACTGCTCCTCATTCTTCCAGAGATTCCACCGGTGATATGCCTTTCAAGAATGTATTAGATTTTCCATGGTTTTCAAATGGATCTCAGAATTGCACAACACAATCTAAGAAGATATTATTGAgggaaagaaagaagaaatataTATTCAAGAATGTAGAATCTCGCAGATTTATAGAACTGATGAAAAAATGTGCTGACAAACTTGGCACCGAGTCCACTTTGCAGTTCTTCGAAAAGCTAGGGAGAGAAACAGGTGTGAAGGAATACAACACCTTAATAAAGCTTTGCATAGATAAAGCTAGAGGTTGTAGGAAAGAAGAAGATTCTTTAGTTTATATCAATAAAGTTCATGGACTTTTTCTATCCATGATTGAAAAGGGCATGCCAATTGAGGAAGAAAGCTATGGTCCGCTTCTAAATTACATGATTGACAAGAAAATCTTACTAGGATTCCAGATGTTCAttgagttatttaaaaatgagattCCTGATTATTCGAGAATAGGTTACTATGAAATGGTTTTTTGGATAATGGTGGGTAATGAAGAAAAGATAGAGGAACTTCTTGATCTAGTCAAAGTTGGTAGTTTTGAAGACAAGTATCCCTTTATAG AGAGCTACTTGTTGGCATTCTGTCGAAGTGGTAGTGATCGGAAGAAGGACCTCTTGCAATTGCTGGAGATTGTAGATATGGGGAGAATTTCTTCTCCAAAGTGCATAGAGTGTGTGTTTAGGTCCTTAGGGACATTGCAACTGGAGGATTTAGCAGAGAAGTATTTTTTTGAGCTCAATACAGCTG GACTATGGAAGGAGGACATTTCATCCTTCATTTGTAAATATGTAACTTCTTTACCGAACTTAGTG GTGGAAGATGTTATATCGAAGTTCATTAACACACACCAGAAACTTGGAATTGCAGCCTCCATTGCATCATACGAGAAGCTCATATCACTCTGTTGCAGCTCCAATAAG GTTTGCGTTTCCCTTGATATAGTGGATCATATGTATAAATCCGGTCTGTGTGTGCCAATTGAAGTTCTTAGTCCAATATTGCACGCTTGTGAGCAAAGTGGCCAACTTGAGATG GTTCATCCAATCTTTCTGGTGATGCGGCAACATAATTTGCAACCAACAGAAGACACCTTGAAAAGGATAATACACCTATACATGAAGATGAAAGAT TTCGAAGGTGCATACAATGTAATAATAGATGCGCAGGAGATGAATGTAATGCCTACGACAGCCATGTATAATGCTATTATGGCAGGGTATTTTAGGGAG AAAAACAATCATCGAGCGCTAATGGTTTTGAAACAAATGGAACATGCAAATCTGAAACCTGACTCTGAGACTTACAGCTATTTGATAGCTAATTGTGAATGTGAAGAAGATATTGTCAAG TACCGTGAACAAATGTGCCGTTCTGAAGTCGGATTTACTAAGTATATTTATATGTCTCTTGTGAATGCATATgcaaaatttggaaattttgaGATGGCAAAACAG attattttgaataaagaaataCCAGTGAATTACCTTAATGAAATCAATGGTGTGCTCATGTCAGCCCTCTCATCGAATGGACAAATACATGATGCACTTGGTATTTATGCTGAAATCAAGCGATCTGGAGCTAACATAGAACCTAAAGCTGTTATATCCCTTCTT GAACATCTTCAAACAGAAGGAGAATTGGATAGATTGCTTCAACTGCTAGAGGAGTTGAAGGATTCAAACAGTTGGTTTGATGGATGCAGTAGAGTAATTCTGTACTGCATACAATATAATCTTACCGG TTCCGCACTTGAGTTACTAAAGAAGCTGAAAGAGAAAGATGTGTCGAGTGCCAATCTTATCATCGGTCAG ATGTTTAGCCAAATATTCAAAACACCTACTAATTTGAAGAGTGGGTTTGAACTACTACAAGGTGTTAAAGAACTCGGGCTTCATCCTTCGCGAACGTGTCTTGATTTTCTTCTCAGTACCTGTGTGAAAGCAGAAAATTCACAAATGGCTTGGCGTGTTTGGTCAGAATATGAAACTTCTGGTCTCGCTTATAATTCTttgacttttataag